Proteins encoded within one genomic window of Chloroflexota bacterium:
- a CDS encoding dienelactone hydrolase family protein, whose protein sequence is MSQKKSQPPIRNSANYYLVKPKSGKGRQVLVLHAWWGLNEFIKDFCNRLAKEGFVVLAPDLYHGAVASTIEQAENLSSNLKQDVVAKEITQAARQLQAISGTNTREIGVIGFSLGGYWALWLADQKPNPVVATVVFYATRNDDYAQSHSAFQFHLAETDDYEPTSKVKKLEKSLRVADKPAEFYSYAGTTHWFFERDRADAYHAESAKLAWNRTVDFLKVHVSEM, encoded by the coding sequence ATGAGTCAAAAGAAATCGCAACCACCTATACGGAACAGTGCGAACTACTACCTTGTCAAGCCAAAGTCTGGAAAAGGCAGGCAGGTATTGGTTTTGCACGCGTGGTGGGGCTTGAATGAGTTTATCAAGGATTTCTGTAACCGTCTGGCGAAAGAAGGTTTTGTTGTGCTTGCGCCCGATTTATATCACGGCGCGGTGGCTTCAACAATCGAACAAGCAGAGAACCTCAGCTCCAATCTCAAACAAGATGTCGTCGCGAAAGAAATCACCCAAGCCGCGAGGCAGCTGCAAGCCATCAGCGGAACAAACACGCGCGAGATTGGGGTTATTGGATTTTCGCTTGGCGGGTATTGGGCACTCTGGTTAGCCGACCAGAAGCCCAATCCGGTTGTCGCGACAGTTGTGTTTTATGCCACCCGAAACGACGACTATGCTCAAAGCCATTCTGCCTTTCAGTTTCATCTTGCAGAGACTGACGATTACGAACCAACTTCAAAAGTCAAGAAACTTGAGAAGAGTCTCCGTGTAGCAGACAAGCCAGCCGAATTCTATTCTTACGCGGGCACTACGCATTGGTTTTTTGAGCGTGACCGAGCAGATGCTTACCATGCCGAATCCGCGAAACTGGCGTGGAATAGAACTGTAGATTTTCTCAAGGTGCATGTCAGCGAAATGTAG
- a CDS encoding DUF3395 domain-containing protein, whose amino-acid sequence MTEISPEASFQPVIERIKERLREERETFDQHKAHENRWFLLRLVMGYSSVILLTGIMIVSSYILFNFASFSITVVSLAGAALFADTLGLIISIWKVVFNPDFMTKLAPITQLEEAEAKFLETPTAPSAKSDLAILSAKYGANNGWMDVAPVLRAKIKDGKLQISVTNEELGGDPTPGVVKKLEVTYVYRGQTYSKTIPETEMLSLPEP is encoded by the coding sequence ATGACAGAGATTTCTCCAGAAGCATCGTTTCAACCTGTGATCGAACGCATCAAGGAAAGACTGCGGGAAGAGCGGGAGACCTTTGACCAGCATAAAGCACATGAGAACCGCTGGTTTCTTCTGCGGCTAGTCATGGGATACTCATCGGTTATTCTCCTGACAGGAATCATGATAGTCTCATCATACATACTTTTCAACTTTGCATCCTTTTCAATTACGGTTGTTTCCCTTGCAGGGGCTGCTCTATTTGCCGACACACTTGGGCTGATAATCAGCATATGGAAAGTTGTGTTCAATCCTGATTTCATGACGAAGCTTGCTCCCATAACTCAATTAGAGGAAGCAGAAGCCAAATTCCTCGAAACCCCGACGGCTCCTTCAGCGAAAAGTGACCTCGCCATTCTTTCGGCAAAATATGGAGCGAACAACGGCTGGATGGATGTTGCCCCCGTGCTGCGAGCAAAGATAAAAGATGGCAAGCTTCAAATAAGTGTAACTAACGAAGAGCTTGGGGGTGATCCTACGCCAGGCGTAGTAAAGAAACTAGAAGTGACCTACGTTTATCGTGGACAAACCTATTCCAAGACAATACCTGAAACCGAAATGTTGTCGCTACCAGAACCATGA
- a CDS encoding response regulator, with translation MERTRVIIADDESVIRTDLREMLTNLGYLVVGEAGDGLSAVNAARELKPDVVIMDIKMPDMDGIEAAKLMTQEKIAPVLLLTAYSHRDLVERAKEAGVVGYLVKPFREQEIAPAIDIALARFQEFRELEKEMGGLKETLETRKLVDRAKGILMDQQGLTEQEAFRKIQKMSMNTRKPMKDIAEAIILAQEAKT, from the coding sequence ATGGAACGAACCCGAGTAATCATTGCCGACGACGAATCGGTCATTCGCACCGACTTGCGCGAGATGCTCACCAATCTCGGCTATTTGGTCGTAGGCGAAGCCGGCGATGGCTTGAGCGCGGTGAATGCCGCGCGTGAATTGAAACCAGATGTCGTGATCATGGACATCAAGATGCCGGACATGGACGGCATCGAGGCGGCGAAGCTGATGACCCAGGAAAAGATCGCGCCGGTGTTACTGCTCACCGCGTACAGTCATCGCGATTTGGTCGAGCGGGCAAAGGAAGCCGGCGTGGTCGGCTATCTCGTCAAGCCGTTCCGCGAACAAGAGATCGCGCCGGCGATTGACATTGCGCTCGCGCGCTTTCAAGAGTTCCGCGAACTCGAAAAAGAAATGGGCGGGCTGAAGGAAACGCTCGAAACGCGCAAGTTGGTGGATCGCGCCAAGGGCATCTTGATGGATCAACAAGGATTGACCGAGCAAGAGGCGTTCCGCAAGATTCAAAAGATGAGCATGAACACGCGCAAGCCAATGAAGGACATCGCCGAGGCGATCATCCTGGCGCAGGAAGCGAAGACGTAA
- a CDS encoding histidine kinase N-terminal domain-containing protein, with product MGQIDSVVQVQESKPLTRDDTILANSARVIPLLADLSRADIFLGALRGNARVEILAQARPHSVVPIHRETLAGGDLNRANANALFRALTERQYIRTQRDYAISDHTSSEGALAPVVQEAYPIENSTGKVIGGLLIETNLLESERLKRRSEFFQRGLRLFQQMTLRGEPLGIETLAPFGEHDGILLMDAEGVIRYMSGIAVNLYRNIGYGEPLAGKLLSYLEMHDDELVSRAIKERTCAQLEIEERGRTWIKKAIPLVRYERGALFSGTRAQPAGAFLLIHDATDARRRQRELLVKTTMIKEMHHRVKNDLQTVASLLRMQSRRMQTTEAKGALGEAVNRILSIAVIHEFLSAQDSRVINIREVAQRILTQMQAGVLDPARHFALQLAGPNMYLPARQATSCALVINELLQNALEHGYDARAEGGTISLTFHDDGDAVRIVVHDDGQELPPGFDLERLDSLGLRIVQMLVTQDLKGQFDMTSDHGVSAIVRFPKIPLGGEEWNEPE from the coding sequence GCGTAGTCCAAGTCCAGGAATCCAAACCGCTCACCCGCGATGACACGATTTTGGCGAACAGCGCGCGTGTGATTCCTCTGCTCGCCGACCTGAGTCGCGCGGATATTTTTCTCGGCGCGTTGCGCGGCAACGCGCGCGTCGAAATCCTCGCGCAGGCGCGACCGCATTCGGTCGTGCCGATTCATCGCGAGACGCTCGCCGGCGGCGACTTGAATCGCGCGAACGCGAACGCGCTCTTTCGCGCCCTGACCGAACGACAGTACATCCGCACACAGCGCGATTACGCGATTTCCGATCACACATCGTCCGAAGGCGCGCTCGCGCCGGTCGTCCAGGAAGCGTACCCGATCGAGAATTCGACCGGCAAAGTGATCGGCGGTTTGTTGATCGAAACGAACCTGCTCGAAAGCGAACGGCTCAAACGGCGCAGCGAGTTTTTTCAGCGCGGACTCAGGTTGTTTCAACAGATGACTCTGCGCGGCGAGCCGCTGGGCATCGAAACGCTCGCGCCGTTCGGCGAACACGACGGCATTTTGTTGATGGACGCCGAGGGCGTGATTCGTTACATGAGCGGCATCGCAGTGAATTTGTATCGCAACATCGGCTACGGCGAACCGCTCGCCGGCAAACTGCTCAGTTATCTCGAAATGCACGACGACGAGTTGGTGAGCCGCGCGATCAAAGAACGCACGTGCGCGCAACTCGAAATCGAAGAGCGCGGGCGCACCTGGATTAAAAAGGCAATTCCGCTTGTGCGGTACGAACGCGGCGCGCTGTTCAGCGGCACGCGCGCGCAACCCGCCGGCGCGTTTCTGCTGATTCACGACGCGACCGACGCGCGGCGTCGCCAGCGCGAACTGCTCGTCAAGACGACGATGATCAAAGAGATGCATCATCGCGTCAAGAACGACTTGCAAACCGTCGCGTCGCTATTGCGGATGCAATCGCGCCGCATGCAGACGACCGAAGCCAAGGGCGCGCTCGGCGAAGCGGTCAATCGCATTCTCAGCATCGCGGTGATTCACGAATTCTTGTCGGCGCAAGATTCGCGCGTGATCAATATTCGCGAGGTCGCGCAACGCATCTTGACGCAGATGCAAGCCGGCGTTCTCGATCCGGCGCGCCATTTCGCGCTGCAACTTGCCGGACCGAATATGTACTTGCCGGCGCGCCAAGCGACGAGTTGCGCGCTCGTCATCAACGAGTTGTTGCAGAACGCGTTGGAGCACGGCTATGATGCGCGCGCGGAAGGCGGCACGATCTCGCTGACCTTTCACGACGACGGCGATGCGGTGCGGATCGTCGTGCACGACGACGGGCAAGAACTGCCGCCCGGTTTTGATCTAGAACGACTCGATTCGCTCGGTCTGCGAATCGTTCAAATGTTAGTGACCCAGGACCTCAAAGGTCAATTCGATATGACAAGCGACCATGGCGTTTCCGCCATCGTGCGCTTTCCCAAGATTCCGCTTGGAGGCGAAGAATGGAACGAACCCGAGTAA